A single window of Halobacillus naozhouensis DNA harbors:
- a CDS encoding ABC transporter substrate-binding protein, translating to MKGKKFYTGIASALLASSIALTGCSFSSGDESASESSEDAVTVDVFQFKVEFKEQFEELVSMYEEENPDVNINVKTVGGGNDYGAALKTSFSSGEEPDIFNIGGPTDVQQYEKYLADLSDTKAAEAALDGTLTSVKKDGKILGLPYNQEGYGLLYNKKVFEEAGINPDEIKTMDDLEAAVKKLDSNKKELGIKAPFAFPAKEKWVIGNHLANAYIAEEFNHSVMDAYEADTIKFEMADQMKRFLDLQNNYSIQPTLSLDYSQQVEEYFSLGKVAMIQQGNWVYNTIASMDEEFAQNNVGLLPIPVEGYEGIPVGVPNYWVVNKESEDEVVQASKDFLDWMYTSETGKKFVTEKFKFIPAYKGYEDLEIADPISQEIYEYVKAEKTLGWVFLGAPIGWTEDAFGVAVQEYIAGNITWEEVLEQSRKAWEESRK from the coding sequence ATGAAGGGGAAAAAGTTTTACACGGGAATTGCTTCCGCGTTGCTGGCATCGAGTATTGCATTAACAGGGTGCTCATTTTCATCAGGAGATGAGAGTGCTAGTGAATCTTCTGAGGATGCAGTAACTGTAGATGTATTTCAGTTTAAAGTTGAGTTTAAAGAGCAATTTGAAGAGCTTGTCTCTATGTATGAAGAAGAAAACCCTGATGTAAACATCAATGTTAAAACAGTAGGGGGCGGAAATGACTACGGTGCTGCCCTGAAAACATCTTTCTCTTCTGGTGAAGAGCCAGACATTTTCAATATTGGCGGACCAACTGATGTGCAGCAATACGAAAAGTATTTAGCTGACCTGTCAGATACAAAAGCTGCAGAAGCTGCCCTTGATGGCACGCTTACAAGTGTTAAAAAAGATGGCAAGATTCTAGGACTTCCGTATAATCAGGAAGGATATGGCTTGCTTTACAATAAGAAGGTCTTTGAAGAAGCAGGAATTAATCCAGATGAAATTAAGACAATGGACGATCTTGAGGCCGCTGTCAAAAAACTGGATAGTAATAAAAAAGAACTCGGTATCAAGGCACCATTCGCCTTCCCGGCTAAAGAGAAGTGGGTAATTGGGAACCACCTTGCCAATGCTTATATAGCTGAAGAATTTAATCATAGTGTGATGGATGCTTATGAAGCAGATACAATTAAATTCGAAATGGCTGACCAAATGAAACGGTTCTTAGATCTGCAGAATAACTACTCTATTCAGCCAACACTGAGTCTTGATTACTCTCAGCAAGTCGAAGAATACTTCTCGCTTGGTAAAGTAGCCATGATTCAACAAGGAAATTGGGTGTATAACACGATTGCTTCAATGGATGAAGAATTCGCGCAGAACAATGTAGGCCTTCTTCCGATTCCTGTAGAAGGTTATGAAGGAATTCCAGTAGGCGTACCGAACTACTGGGTAGTCAATAAAGAATCAGAAGATGAAGTAGTACAAGCTAGTAAAGATTTTCTTGATTGGATGTACACTTCTGAAACAGGTAAGAAGTTTGTAACTGAGAAATTTAAGTTCATCCCTGCCTACAAAGGGTATGAAGATCTTGAAATTGCGGATCCAATCTCTCAAGAAATCTATGAATATGTAAAAGCAGAAAAAACGTTAGGCTGGGTATTCTTAGGAGCGCCAATAGGCTGGACTGAGGATGCGTTTGGAGTTGCGGTACAAGAATATATCGCTGGCAATATCACATGGGAAGAAGTCCTTGAGCAATCCAGAAAAGCATGGGAAGAATCCCGTAAGTAG
- a CDS encoding acyltransferase has translation MKRVSTIDFIKFIAMFFIVYIHSHSFKEVDFLGINGERIDFFIDTFARFGVPFFFMVAGYLVVNQVERKGGHYFPKYISTLINLYAAWFLFFFMYDLVIVIVEKGFSSEPIIEYISTFLTLDIFYYGAGHTQYHLWYLPAAIWAMIIFALFYYFDKIRLLLVISFILYVIGLFDQSYSGIYNLSFESRDGTFFGVFYVTLGGTIGKYQTYFIKFSHQWKPWVWGLVFIGLSVLQFLERHITAHELGGSGGNYFISTIFVSLSLFMFILRLPHIGKESTINKVGKNTVGIYVIHTAVMDITNRLVDYAGFSVIRENLLWGLLFTPYLFLVSYLLYISIQRLKPKYI, from the coding sequence ATGAAACGAGTTTCAACCATCGATTTTATTAAATTTATCGCTATGTTTTTTATTGTTTATATTCATTCCCATTCCTTTAAGGAAGTGGATTTCCTCGGAATCAACGGTGAGCGAATTGACTTCTTTATTGATACATTTGCCCGCTTTGGAGTACCATTCTTCTTTATGGTGGCCGGGTATTTAGTGGTGAACCAGGTCGAACGAAAGGGCGGACATTATTTTCCTAAGTATATCTCTACTTTAATTAATTTGTACGCTGCTTGGTTCCTGTTTTTCTTTATGTATGACTTAGTCATAGTGATCGTTGAAAAGGGATTCTCGAGTGAACCGATTATTGAATATATCAGCACCTTTTTAACGTTGGATATTTTTTATTATGGAGCAGGCCACACGCAGTACCACCTTTGGTATTTACCGGCGGCGATTTGGGCCATGATTATTTTTGCTCTTTTTTACTATTTTGATAAAATCAGACTGTTACTAGTGATCAGCTTTATATTATATGTCATTGGTTTGTTTGATCAATCGTACTCAGGAATTTATAATCTTAGCTTTGAATCTCGAGATGGAACATTCTTTGGGGTTTTTTATGTAACACTTGGTGGCACAATTGGTAAGTATCAGACCTACTTTATAAAGTTCTCCCATCAATGGAAGCCATGGGTATGGGGACTGGTGTTTATAGGCCTTTCAGTTCTGCAATTCCTTGAAAGACACATCACGGCTCACGAACTTGGTGGAAGCGGCGGGAATTATTTTATTTCAACCATTTTCGTATCGTTATCTTTATTCATGTTCATCCTGAGACTGCCCCATATAGGGAAAGAGTCGACCATTAACAAAGTTGGCAAAAATACAGTAGGAATTTACGTGATCCATACAGCGGTTATGGATATAACAAACCGACTGGTTGATTATGCCGGTTTCAGCGTAATCAGGGAAAATTTACTTTGGGGGCTACTTTTCACCCCTTACTTATTCTTGGTATCTTATTTACTGTATATAAGCATTCAACGTCTAAAACCAAAGTATATATAA
- a CDS encoding YitT family protein, which produces MTQRSPQLKLFIEYCYIIIGSAFVGLSYNMFLLPAKLASGGVSGISTILYELYKFNPAYVQWAINIPLFILGVILLGKDFSLKTLVGTLFVPFIIWLSADIPFKIDNPLLAAIYGGILLGVGLGTVYRGKGSTGGTAMIAQALKKYTGLSSGFSQLIVDGFVVITSAIVFNLELALFAMMSIYVTSKVIDFVQLQTSPSKLVLIISEKEELIQSIIKNEIDRGLTKIRTVGGHSNTEKTMILCVVEQEEAIYLKKALQEKEPTSFIVFLNASEILGRGFSLSKLYETGK; this is translated from the coding sequence ATGACACAACGTTCACCACAATTAAAGCTATTCATTGAATATTGTTATATTATTATCGGTTCAGCTTTCGTTGGCTTATCGTATAATATGTTCCTGTTACCGGCGAAGCTTGCTTCAGGCGGTGTGTCTGGAATCAGTACCATCTTATATGAATTGTACAAGTTCAACCCAGCGTACGTTCAATGGGCCATCAATATTCCATTGTTTATTTTAGGGGTTATTTTACTTGGAAAGGATTTCAGTTTAAAGACGTTAGTAGGAACATTATTTGTACCTTTTATCATATGGCTTAGTGCTGACATTCCCTTCAAAATTGATAATCCCCTGCTGGCCGCGATTTATGGCGGGATTCTGTTAGGTGTCGGACTGGGTACGGTTTATCGAGGAAAAGGATCAACAGGTGGAACAGCCATGATTGCCCAGGCTTTGAAAAAGTACACCGGACTATCGAGTGGATTTTCTCAGTTAATTGTGGATGGTTTCGTTGTCATCACTTCCGCTATTGTATTTAATCTGGAGCTCGCCCTATTCGCAATGATGTCAATATATGTAACGAGTAAGGTGATTGACTTTGTTCAGTTGCAAACATCACCATCGAAGCTCGTTCTCATTATATCTGAGAAGGAAGAGTTAATTCAGTCGATTATTAAAAATGAAATTGACCGCGGATTAACAAAAATAAGGACGGTTGGAGGTCATTCCAATACAGAGAAAACTATGATCCTGTGTGTTGTTGAACAGGAGGAAGCTATCTATTTGAAAAAAGCTCTCCAAGAGAAGGAACCCACTTCGTTTATTGTTTTCCTCAATGCGTCGGAAATCCTCGGCCGCGGTTTCTCACTATCAAAACTTTATGAAACTGGAAAATGA
- a CDS encoding Na+/H+ antiporter family protein, which produces MFTNAVIISVIVMVVLSLVRINVIFAILIAAITAGLVSGMSVSDSVAVVVSGMGNQSNTALSYILLGIFAVMIGLSGITSILVNKMLKVIGHRKLMLVFTIAGLACLSQNVIPVHIAFIPILIPPLLSLFDRIKLDRRAVASALTFGLKAPYIMIPAGFGLIFQGIIRDEMAANGMKIALNKVTMAMLFPGAAMIVGLLIALLITYRKDRVSRDGKDDPKIADDENIPEDVFHRKEVSWGLQHWMTILAILVALGLQLYTDSLVIGALAGIIVMFVTRVVKFYQGEQVVQDGIGMMGMIAFVMLIASGYATILKETGSVQSLVDQTEGLLNGSHLLIAIVMLFVGLLITMGIGSSFGTIPVIAALYVPICMAAGFSPMATAALIGTAGALGDAGSPASDSTLGPTSGLNADGKHHHIWETCVPTFLHYNIPLFIFGIIAAVIL; this is translated from the coding sequence ATGTTCACAAATGCTGTGATTATAAGTGTTATCGTTATGGTAGTTCTAAGCTTAGTACGGATCAATGTTATTTTTGCCATCTTAATTGCAGCCATAACAGCTGGTCTGGTCTCGGGGATGAGTGTATCGGATTCGGTAGCTGTTGTGGTTTCAGGTATGGGAAATCAGTCGAATACAGCACTCAGTTACATTTTACTGGGCATATTCGCGGTCATGATTGGACTGTCAGGGATCACGAGCATTTTGGTCAACAAGATGCTCAAGGTGATTGGACACCGAAAATTGATGCTCGTTTTTACGATCGCTGGGCTCGCTTGTCTTTCTCAAAATGTCATTCCCGTCCATATCGCCTTTATCCCGATCTTAATTCCGCCTTTGCTCTCTTTATTTGATCGGATAAAACTGGACAGACGAGCTGTGGCATCGGCGTTGACATTTGGTTTGAAGGCTCCTTATATTATGATTCCTGCAGGGTTCGGCTTGATCTTTCAAGGGATCATTCGTGATGAAATGGCCGCAAATGGAATGAAAATTGCTCTAAACAAAGTGACCATGGCTATGCTGTTCCCGGGAGCAGCCATGATTGTTGGTTTATTAATCGCCTTACTTATTACATATCGCAAGGATCGGGTTAGCCGGGACGGGAAGGATGATCCGAAAATCGCTGATGATGAAAATATTCCGGAAGACGTCTTTCATCGAAAAGAGGTTTCATGGGGATTACAGCATTGGATGACGATTCTCGCTATTTTAGTAGCTCTGGGTCTTCAGCTTTATACAGATTCCCTCGTAATTGGAGCACTTGCAGGAATTATCGTTATGTTTGTGACCAGGGTTGTTAAATTTTATCAAGGTGAGCAAGTTGTTCAGGATGGGATTGGAATGATGGGAATGATAGCCTTTGTCATGCTGATTGCGTCAGGTTATGCCACTATTTTAAAAGAAACAGGTTCAGTGCAGTCACTTGTCGATCAAACGGAAGGACTTCTGAATGGATCGCATTTATTGATTGCCATCGTGATGCTTTTCGTAGGGTTATTAATCACCATGGGGATTGGTTCCTCATTTGGTACGATCCCAGTCATTGCTGCATTATATGTACCTATTTGTATGGCAGCGGGATTCTCACCAATGGCTACGGCTGCCTTAATCGGTACAGCAGGGGCGTTAGGTGATGCCGGGTCCCCTGCTTCAGACAGTACACTCGGGCCAACATCCGGTTTGAATGCAGACGGCAAGCACCATCATATTTGGGAAACATGTGTACCAACCTTTCTGCATTACAATATTCCACTATTCATCTTCGGAATCATTGCAGCAGTGATATTATAA
- the hutH gene encoding histidine ammonia-lyase, protein MIQLNGSDLTLQQMKGIIYDDEFVAINPDSMEKVRKSREAVERIVESGDTVYGINTGFGKFSDVRIKDKDVDELQLHLIRSHACGVGEAFPNVVSKAMIVLRMNALLKGFSGVRPCVVERLRDLANENIFPVIPSQGSLGASGDLAPLSHLALVLVGEGEVHYRGKIRSTKEVYHLLGYEPLTLKAKEGLALINGTQAMTAMGVINYLAAERLIDQIDWIAAMTLESLQGIIDAFHPAIHEARGYPEQMEVAERIRAITSDSKLITHQGEKRVQDAYSLRCIPQVHGASRQSLAYVKEKLEIEMNAATDNPLIFDDGKTIVSGGNFHGQPIALAMDFLKIAVAEIANISERRVERLVNPQLNDLPGFLSPDPGLQSGAMIMQYVAASLVSENKTLAHPASVDSIPSSANQEDHVSMGTIGARHAHQIIVNAQKVVSIEMICAMQALEYRGSSLASISVQNLFARGRKVVPTIIEDRAYSKDIEALATWLSRDQYDWTIQHKTISS, encoded by the coding sequence TTGATTCAACTAAATGGTTCAGATTTAACACTACAGCAAATGAAAGGCATTATTTACGACGATGAGTTCGTAGCCATTAATCCAGATAGCATGGAAAAAGTACGGAAAAGCAGAGAAGCCGTAGAGAGAATTGTCGAAAGCGGGGACACCGTATATGGAATTAACACGGGCTTCGGAAAGTTTAGTGATGTTCGTATTAAGGATAAGGATGTTGATGAGCTGCAACTGCATTTGATTCGATCACATGCCTGCGGGGTAGGAGAAGCGTTTCCCAATGTAGTGAGTAAAGCAATGATTGTATTAAGGATGAATGCTCTACTGAAAGGATTCTCTGGAGTTCGACCATGTGTGGTGGAACGTTTGCGTGATCTCGCCAACGAGAATATTTTTCCTGTCATTCCCAGTCAAGGATCGCTCGGAGCTTCAGGAGATCTTGCTCCACTTTCCCATCTGGCCCTGGTGCTCGTAGGAGAGGGAGAAGTTCACTATCGTGGTAAAATCAGATCCACGAAAGAGGTCTATCACCTGTTGGGCTATGAACCATTGACCTTAAAAGCAAAAGAAGGACTCGCCCTTATTAACGGCACACAGGCGATGACGGCGATGGGAGTGATCAATTATCTTGCCGCAGAACGATTAATCGACCAAATTGACTGGATCGCTGCCATGACGTTGGAATCACTACAAGGAATTATCGATGCCTTTCATCCAGCTATTCATGAGGCTCGCGGGTATCCTGAACAAATGGAAGTAGCTGAAAGAATACGTGCGATTACTAGTGACAGCAAACTTATCACCCACCAGGGTGAAAAACGCGTGCAAGATGCCTATTCCCTTCGCTGCATTCCTCAAGTTCACGGGGCTTCGAGACAAAGTCTTGCCTATGTGAAAGAAAAACTGGAGATTGAAATGAATGCTGCCACCGACAACCCACTCATTTTTGATGATGGAAAAACCATCGTATCTGGTGGGAATTTTCATGGCCAGCCGATTGCCCTTGCAATGGATTTTCTAAAAATTGCTGTAGCGGAAATAGCCAATATTTCTGAACGACGTGTGGAGCGGCTCGTAAACCCACAGCTTAATGATCTGCCTGGATTCTTAAGCCCTGATCCAGGTCTTCAATCAGGAGCCATGATAATGCAGTATGTTGCTGCGTCGCTCGTATCGGAAAATAAAACACTGGCTCACCCGGCAAGTGTAGACTCAATTCCGTCATCTGCCAATCAGGAAGACCATGTTAGCATGGGTACGATTGGGGCGAGGCATGCCCATCAAATCATTGTCAATGCACAAAAAGTGGTTTCCATTGAAATGATTTGTGCGATGCAAGCCCTTGAGTATCGCGGATCTTCCTTAGCTTCTATTTCTGTTCAAAATCTATTTGCCAGAGGAAGAAAGGTGGTTCCGACCATAATCGAAGATCGTGCGTATTCAAAAGATATAGAAGCCCTTGCGACATGGTTGAGCCGTGATCAATATGATTGGACGATCCAACATAAGACGATATCTAGTTAA
- the hutP gene encoding hut operon transcriptional regulator HutP: MTQKIPIGKLAMLVVSLTPAELEPFTSQLKDVEYCQGRAGSMNMQKVISAVETAAKRSQIISDELYRETHALYHAILEALEGVMRGQLGAGDMMRTVGLRFAIVRGSPYEQLDEGEWLAVAFYGTIGAPVKGLEHETFGLGINHIG, translated from the coding sequence ATGACGCAGAAGATTCCGATTGGAAAGTTAGCCATGCTGGTCGTTTCCTTAACACCAGCAGAGTTAGAGCCATTTACTTCACAGCTGAAAGATGTGGAGTACTGTCAGGGAAGAGCAGGCTCGATGAATATGCAGAAGGTGATTTCAGCGGTAGAAACAGCCGCGAAACGCAGTCAAATTATCTCTGATGAATTATACCGAGAAACACATGCTTTGTATCACGCGATTTTAGAAGCGCTCGAAGGGGTCATGCGCGGGCAACTTGGCGCAGGAGATATGATGCGGACAGTAGGCTTACGGTTTGCGATTGTCCGAGGCTCTCCCTATGAGCAATTGGATGAAGGAGAATGGCTGGCTGTCGCTTTTTACGGAACAATTGGCGCACCAGTAAAAGGTCTCGAGCATGAAACATTCGGACTAGGGATTAATCACATAGGGTAA
- the panF gene encoding sodium/pantothenate symporter, with the protein MNEAVIVPLIIFLILIFLVGFIASGSLRKSNHDFLEEYFLGGRELGGFILAMTMTATYGSASSFIGGPGVAYTEGLGWVLLAMSQVVTGYFVLMILGKKFAIMSRRYNAVTLTDYLKGRYQSKWVVLIAAVSIIIFLFSAMAAQWVGGARLIESLTGLPYHTALFIFALSVLVYVVIGGFRAVALTDAVQGVVMFGGTLILLVATIIAGGGIPDIIQGLAAENPNLITPFGAEGSLTPTYVSSFWILVGVAVVGLPQVTVRAMSYKSSKAMHRALIIGTIVVGFIMLNMHLIGVFARPILPGIEVGDKVMPLIALEVLPPWLAGVVLAAPMAAIMSTVDSLLLLVSSSVVKDVYVNYIKPDASPKRVKTLSLGVTSLLGVLVLLMALNPPDLLIWLNLFAFGGLEATFIWPVVMGLYWKKGNKYGALSSMAVGVISYIVIQQFFPTPFGMHSVVLPIALSFIAYVFVSLATKNMALEEYAAQQKIEKNL; encoded by the coding sequence ATGAATGAAGCTGTGATTGTACCATTGATCATTTTTTTAATCCTGATTTTTCTAGTTGGGTTCATAGCTAGCGGATCCTTAAGGAAATCCAATCATGACTTCTTAGAAGAATACTTCCTGGGTGGACGTGAGTTGGGTGGATTTATTTTAGCGATGACCATGACAGCTACATATGGGAGTGCAAGTAGTTTTATAGGAGGACCCGGGGTAGCTTATACAGAAGGATTAGGCTGGGTCTTGCTTGCCATGTCCCAAGTGGTTACCGGCTATTTTGTACTGATGATTTTAGGGAAAAAGTTTGCTATCATGTCACGAAGATATAACGCGGTGACTTTGACTGATTATTTAAAGGGACGTTATCAAAGTAAATGGGTCGTTCTGATCGCAGCAGTCAGCATCATTATTTTTCTATTCTCAGCGATGGCTGCTCAATGGGTAGGCGGTGCTCGATTAATCGAGTCATTAACAGGTTTGCCTTACCATACGGCATTATTCATATTTGCCTTATCTGTCCTCGTTTATGTGGTGATCGGCGGTTTCCGGGCGGTGGCGTTAACAGATGCGGTCCAAGGAGTTGTGATGTTTGGAGGAACACTGATTCTTCTCGTCGCTACGATTATCGCGGGTGGAGGTATTCCTGATATTATACAAGGATTAGCTGCAGAGAATCCAAATTTAATTACACCGTTTGGAGCAGAAGGTAGTTTGACACCTACTTATGTTTCTTCTTTCTGGATTCTTGTAGGCGTAGCAGTAGTCGGGCTGCCTCAAGTTACTGTACGGGCAATGTCCTATAAAAGCTCGAAAGCCATGCATCGGGCCTTAATTATTGGAACGATTGTCGTTGGATTTATTATGTTGAATATGCATTTAATCGGAGTATTCGCAAGACCAATTCTGCCGGGGATTGAGGTAGGCGATAAAGTGATGCCGTTGATTGCCTTAGAAGTGTTGCCTCCATGGCTGGCAGGTGTCGTCTTAGCTGCACCAATGGCAGCTATAATGTCAACAGTTGATTCATTACTGCTTCTAGTCAGTTCCTCTGTCGTTAAGGATGTTTATGTCAATTACATCAAGCCTGATGCTTCTCCCAAAAGAGTGAAAACGTTAAGTTTAGGGGTGACATCACTGCTGGGAGTCCTCGTGCTCTTAATGGCTTTAAATCCCCCAGATCTCCTGATATGGCTTAATCTGTTTGCCTTTGGCGGGTTGGAAGCAACGTTTATCTGGCCTGTTGTGATGGGGTTATATTGGAAAAAGGGTAATAAATATGGCGCACTATCCTCAATGGCTGTTGGAGTCATTTCCTATATTGTGATTCAGCAATTCTTCCCAACACCATTTGGGATGCATAGCGTCGTTTTACCGATTGCCTTATCGTTTATCGCCTATGTATTCGTCAGTCTTGCGACGAAAAATATGGCCTTGGAAGAATATGCAGCACAACAGAAAATCGAAAAAAACTTATAA
- a CDS encoding YhdT family protein has product MSGKNKDYRFTIANREALIGIALAVINFVWWYGFAYGLGSKSPENYHFVLGLPAWFFYSCVVGFILIVALVIVVVKFFFVDVPFEEEKDRGNES; this is encoded by the coding sequence ATGTCTGGAAAGAATAAAGACTATCGTTTTACCATAGCAAATCGCGAGGCTTTAATTGGTATTGCGTTAGCAGTGATTAACTTTGTTTGGTGGTATGGTTTTGCGTACGGACTAGGCAGCAAATCCCCGGAAAACTATCATTTTGTACTAGGATTGCCAGCGTGGTTTTTTTATAGTTGTGTAGTAGGATTCATACTTATCGTGGCTCTCGTAATAGTAGTTGTAAAATTCTTTTTCGTGGACGTACCATTTGAAGAAGAGAAAGACAGAGGAAATGAGTCATGA
- a CDS encoding PRK06851 family protein: MPGKVIHYFAGDYTAKGFYPLYDFSFQGLDQVFMLQGLPYTGKVDVMKKLLKEWEEKDFNVEAIHTSTDNQGLDGIIIPQLKIGIYGAETPLLNFDLDHVEYINMNAAINFDQLKDQKDQILSLKNKIKKARLEAVNSFKKGLEIHDELEEIYIDEMNFAKADQLTNDLINHLFTTKSTSDTNPVVKRRFFGASTPEGVTDYIPNLTEDLNKRYFIKGRAGTGKSTILKKIAAAGENLGYDVEIYHCGFDPVSLDMVIVRELGFCIFDSTDPHEYFPERESDEIVDVYAEAVTPGTDEKYADEISNLTRGYKSYMKEGVAFLKEAKQHDDELASIYQDAVDTSVLDSLFESIQMEIGKK, translated from the coding sequence ATGCCAGGAAAAGTTATTCATTATTTTGCCGGCGATTATACAGCTAAAGGCTTTTATCCTTTATATGATTTTAGTTTTCAGGGACTTGATCAAGTTTTTATGCTCCAGGGCTTACCTTATACAGGAAAAGTTGACGTGATGAAGAAGTTGCTGAAGGAATGGGAAGAAAAGGATTTCAATGTAGAAGCCATTCACACTTCGACTGACAATCAGGGATTGGACGGCATTATTATTCCTCAATTAAAAATAGGAATTTATGGTGCAGAAACCCCATTACTAAACTTCGATTTAGATCATGTCGAGTATATCAATATGAATGCAGCGATTAACTTTGATCAATTAAAGGATCAGAAAGACCAGATTTTATCATTAAAAAATAAAATAAAAAAAGCTCGTCTTGAAGCCGTTAATTCATTTAAAAAAGGGCTTGAGATACATGACGAGTTAGAGGAAATCTACATTGATGAAATGAATTTTGCAAAAGCTGACCAGTTAACAAATGACTTAATTAACCACCTCTTTACCACTAAAAGCACTTCTGATACCAATCCTGTAGTGAAGCGACGCTTCTTTGGTGCCTCCACTCCAGAAGGGGTAACGGATTATATTCCAAACTTAACCGAAGATTTAAATAAACGATATTTCATTAAAGGCCGCGCAGGTACAGGCAAGTCTACAATTCTTAAAAAAATAGCTGCTGCCGGTGAAAACCTCGGATATGACGTGGAAATTTACCATTGTGGGTTTGATCCTGTCAGTTTAGACATGGTGATTGTTCGCGAATTAGGATTTTGTATTTTTGACAGTACCGATCCACATGAATACTTCCCTGAACGTGAAAGTGATGAAATCGTCGATGTGTACGCCGAAGCCGTTACACCTGGCACTGATGAAAAATATGCGGATGAAATTAGCAACCTTACACGTGGGTATAAGTCTTATATGAAGGAAGGAGTCGCTTTCTTGAAGGAAGCAAAACAACACGACGATGAACTTGCCTCTATTTATCAAGATGCTGTAGACACATCAGTACTAGATAGCCTGTTTGAATCGATTCAAATGGAGATCGGGAAAAAATGA
- a CDS encoding DoxX family protein, protein MKQEVGGLVLRLTLGVIFFFHGFAKFQGGIENTVGMFADLGLPGFLAYVVAFTELIGGVALILGLGTRIVSALLAIIMVVAIIKVKLANGLLGGGQAAGFEFDLALFAMSIYLLLNGNKLWAVDQILSRESDVQKSAA, encoded by the coding sequence ATGAAACAGGAAGTTGGCGGTCTAGTCCTAAGACTGACGTTAGGGGTTATTTTCTTTTTTCACGGATTCGCAAAGTTTCAAGGTGGTATTGAAAATACGGTAGGCATGTTTGCTGATCTAGGCTTACCAGGTTTTCTTGCCTATGTTGTGGCTTTCACAGAACTCATTGGAGGAGTTGCTTTAATCCTTGGGTTAGGAACACGAATTGTATCCGCACTGCTTGCCATCATTATGGTGGTAGCTATTATTAAAGTAAAGCTGGCAAATGGATTACTTGGTGGCGGACAAGCAGCTGGCTTTGAATTTGACCTTGCGCTATTCGCCATGTCTATTTATCTTCTGTTAAATGGTAACAAACTATGGGCAGTCGATCAGATTTTATCAAGAGAGTCAGACGTACAAAAATCTGCAGCTTAA